The following proteins are co-located in the Urocitellus parryii isolate mUroPar1 chromosome 15, mUroPar1.hap1, whole genome shotgun sequence genome:
- the LOC144250505 gene encoding kallikrein-4-like yields the protein MVTAGNPWGWFLGYLLLGVTGSLAWSGGSHIINGEDCIPHSQPWQAALFKEDEFFCSGVLVHPQWVLSAAHCLQNSYTVGLGLHSLEANQEPGSRMMEVLLSIQHPQYNNPFFANDLMLIKLKESVPESDTIRKISITSQCPTPGDSCLVSGWGLLENGRLPTLLQCTNVSVVSEKVCSEIYTSLYHHSMFCAGGGQDRRDSCNGDSGGPLVCNRSLQGLVSLGQAKCGQPGMPSVYTNLCKFTDWIQKTIQAI from the exons ATGGTCACAGCAGGAAACCCTTGGGGCTGGTTCCTGGGGTACCTCCTCCTTGGGGTCACAG GGTCCCTCGCCTGGAGTGGCGGCAGCCACATCATAAACGGCGAGGACTGCATCCCTCACTCGCAGCCCTGGCAGGCGGCACTGTTCAAGGAAGATGAGTTTTTCTGCTCGGGAGTCCTCGTGCATCCCCAGTGGGTGCTGTCAGCCGCGCACTGTTTACAGAA CTCCTACACCGTGGGTCTGGGTCTGCACAGTCTTGAGGCCAACCAAGAACCAGGCAGCCGAATGATGGAGGTCCTCCTCTCCATCCAGCACCCCCAGTACAACAATCCCTTCTTCGCCAACGACCTCATGCTCATAAAGTTGAAGGAATCCGTGCCTGAGTCGGACACCATTCGGAAGATCAGCATCACCTCCCAATGCCCAACACCTGGGGATTCCTGCCTTGTCTCTGGCTGGGGTCTGCTGGAGAATG GCAGGCTGCCCACGCTGCTCCAGTGCACGAACGTCTCGGTGGTGTCCGAGAAGGTCTGCAGTGAGATCTACACCTCCCTGTACCACCACAGCATGTTCTGCGCAGGCGGGGGACAGGACCGGAGGGACTCCTGCAAC GGTGACTCTGGGGGCCCCCTGGTCTGCAACAGGTCCCTGCAGGGCCTCGTGTCTTTGGGACAAGCCAAGTGTGGCCAGCCTGGCATGCCAAGTGTCTACACCAACCTCTGCAAGTTCACTGACTGGATACAGAAAACCATCCAGGCAATTTAG